DNA from Helicoverpa zea isolate HzStark_Cry1AcR chromosome 5, ilHelZeax1.1, whole genome shotgun sequence:
tttcagcTTCAACGCAGTGGTGAAGACTGAAACCAAACATGGTCACGGTCACGGCCACGAACAGCAGTACCATCATTAAGAACATACCGAAAGTACCTGAGAACATGTTacctttttatattgtttgccCGTTAAATATATCTAGTCTAATGTGTTGAATtaaggtttttgtttttattttcgccACGTAATAAGTTCATATTGGGCCTGTTTTCTCGCAACCTATGGTAAGAGACACGCTATTTCACCATCTCATTTCAAACCAATCGAGGGTTTGTGTATACAACcacaatacataataacattCCATTTGAAAGTTTGGTTACAAACTTCATACTTTCGAAGACATGTTTAATAAAAAGAATTAATCAAAATGAAAGCAGtcaatttcaaaattcaaaaactgGACCACATATCCTTATAAATAacttccttcttcctcagaccTTTCACATGCTAATAAACAAACATGTCTGTACCCAATTGTACATATAATGTTCAATTAATTACATTGAttgatataaaacaaaatgatcGTGATAGACAAGTAGGTCATCAGTGTCAATCGTGATTAATCTcaagtaaatatataattgaGAGTACGTACatacctacgtaggtacttgTATAATGATTTCAAAACGCTCAGTCGCTTTCCGCAGTCGTAATATTAATaagtttatattgttttgattggCAAATCAGGCTTGGTTGTATTTACCTTAATGGGAACTAAATAGGAACCGTATTCTTGCGAAGTTAAACATTATGTAAGTTACAGTTTTATAGCGTTGAAGTAACAGCTTGATTTAAATTTCTTTGTATTTCTTATGATTGAATGAATAAAACGTTATTATGAAGTAATGCAATAATACGCACCGTTATTGCTTaagttatcaaaataatttaaagcatTAATTGAAATTTAGAAAAGAACatttatgcatttttttacTCTTTAAATTATTGTCTTATGATTAACTTTATGCTCCTTGATACATAAAGCTGAAAATTCTTAGGAAATCATACGCAATTCAAAACAACAATTTtacatcataataatattaaataaactttattaaagATTAATACAGGTAGGCAAGTACACATCTAGTAACAATAAAGACTATAAAACAGCAGAACAGGTTGATCAGTCTTGTCTTAGTTCTGATGATGGCTTTCAATCTGGACATGATGACCAGGGGCGGAGTGCTTCACGACAGCGTTGAATCTGTAGGAGAAACAGGTACAGTTACAACTAATTCAATATACAATGCAGGTAATAAGACAGGTGATGATACGAAATAGAAAGCTAAATCAGTTCAATCGAAGGCAGTGCGTGACTCGGCGTTAAATTTAAGTCTAGACTCTGAACTATTAAGATCGACTCAAAACTACAATACAAAACGAATAAATGATTGAGTATGCTGATATTCGTTCGACTTATTATGAATGAGACAGAAGAGTATTAGACTGAGCTAGTGAGAAACTTTCAAAGTCCAGCTTTGTTTCTTCTGGAGCCTTTTGCATGCCTGACCAAACCTTTCATATCTATGAGTAAGGAATCATGGTTAGCTTACCCGTGATGTTTATCAGAGCTGTATTCAACAGTTCTGACAGATCCATCAGCCTCCTGGAGACTGTAGACTCCCTTCACAATGTCTCCATCACGGAACTCATGCTGGAACTTGTTGTCACCGGTGTGAGGGTCCTCCACTTTGTACTCGTACTGGTACTTAGGGTATGCCTAGAATAAAAAGACATATAAACTTAATAAGGGCCATTTAAATGCGGCTACTCAACTAGAGGTTTAAACGGTTCAATTTGTGATTGGAATAAATGAATAGAAAGTTACCATAAAACTGTAAGTCGGAAATAAGTGTTTTATATTCCAGTGTTGGACACTTACGTAATAGTCGATGGGCTCATCGTGGGACTCGTGAGCGTGGATATCGTGATGTACTGGTACTGCGTGATGGGCGGGCGCTTCGTGGTGAGCAACTACTTCATGGTGTACTGGGGAGGCATGGTGAACAGGGGCAGCGTGATGAACAGGAACAGCGTGGTGAACGGGAGCAGCGTGGTGGACTGGAGCGGGATGGTGAACAGATGTGTGGAGCTGAGCGCCATGGTGGAAGCTTAAACCTTCATGAGCGTTAGCGCCGTGGTGGTAGTTCAGACCTTCGTGAGCCTGAGCGTAGTGAGATTGGGCATGGCCGTGCTCAGGAGCGTACGATTGAACCTCGTGATGCGCTTGGGCGGGGGCGAAATGAACAGTCTGGTAGTGGTGAGCGGGAACTTCGTGTTGAGCTGGTGCCTGGTGGTGTTCGGGCTCTTCTTGCACGTACTGGTACACTGGAGCAACATGATCGTTATGAGACTCCTGAGATTCTCCCTGGCCGCCATGAGCGGCATGAGCTGCGGCGTGGTGAATAATGCTCTGCGAAGAGTAGGCATGTCCTCCAAGCCCATGGCCTTCAGGAGCAGCATTGTACTGAGCTTCGCTTGAACTCTCCTGTTCCTCATGAACTCTTATGGGATTATGTTCATAATGTTGTCTGTACTCCTTGGCTGGCTCGTGGTGGTTCCTGAGGGAATATCCATGTTCTTCGCACAAAACTGCCGCAACAAAAGTGAACACTATCACCTAAAACAACAGAAAACGtcaagttattattataaaataatataatctaatGTATTGTTAACTCATATGATGTCACACGCACTTTGGTAAACATTTTGTTCTTTCTTCTAAGACTTCCGTAGTGGAACTGATGAATTAACATAGTCATTAGCTCAATATATACCGGAGACGTTACGAGAGAGTATTGAATCAATTTGCTGCCGCTCGGGGCGTCATGTTTGTAACCCACAACGCGCGCGCAGATCTATGACGTAATTTACGTAATCAATGTGAAGGTTGTCAATCAGATGAATTAGAGCACCAAGAATTTGTCTATAAGCTTATTAATATTACCATAACTTAGGACTGATAGGAATAGCTTTATATGAAAGTaggacataaaatatgtaggtactctcaTTTAGGCCTAGAGAAATCTTTTAAATTGGTATTCTAGAATAGTTTTATTGCTTCCTTTGTATAATTAGGTGCCTACTTCTGGTAATTCGCTCAAATGTACGATTTCACTGTTAAAATTATGGTCTGAATTCCTTAATATAAACCTAATCACGATTGAACTTACGCACCGCCTTGATTAAATTAACCACATTAATGTCAACAGATACTTATGAGGTTTTACAGGTCGATAGAAAATCGAAAACCattctttttataataaatgcaGAGATCAGATCCATAAGCTTTGTATATTTTAGAGTCattcataaaaacaaattatcatGCTCAAAGTAAAATATGAATTGATGTAATCCCCTTATCTCTAAAGATTGCATATCGTATGGtattcattgaaaatattttatgatgataGTAGTGgtgatatttataaaattttgccGAGGCAATTTGCTAGTTATCAAGTTATGCGTAATATAATTATGATCGCCTATTTCGATGAcggaataatatattttttatgtaattgtttCAGTGCTCAATCCAAGATAGCAATTTAACTGCCAAAGTGTGCCAATGTGGTGAACTAGTAACTAGACCACATAATACTAgcaagtaattaaaattactatGATTAAAATTGCGTGGGTATATTTTTTGTCGCGCCTAGCGGATTACCATCCGGCTCAAAATGCTTACCTAATGGTCATTTCGGAAATCATACCGCCTCTAAGATCATGAATTAGAATCCGGTCAGGTCCAagcagttattaaaaatattttttttcgtcttATGTAACTAAGTAGAGCATGGTATTTCATATCAGTATTCAAATCAATGTATACAGCAATATTCAATTTATAATGAATGAACTGCTTTGGAAATGACGTCGTCATAATGTCTTTCAACTTTGTTGGAGCCAGCTTCAACTATAACCGGATGCAGATAAATATCACTGTTTAGATGGTGtcgatctgacctcctcaacttaAAACTTCTCTGTAAAACTAGTTGTCGGGCATTGTGATTATCACTACTCATAATGTCTTTGACAGACATGTTGATATGCAAATGATAATTGGTTCCAACGACTATCAAAAGCAGGGGAAACTCGCCGTAACTCACTTGACATATTGTTTAGATTTACTTTGATTGATCATCCCGGGTGGCTGTTACTAAGCTTCAAATGACTTCAAATGGAACCATGCAATTCATGACAATCGTCAAAGGTAAAAGACGACTTATCTCTCTAGTAGAGATCTTAGCCTATAGTAATAGGAGCATAAGAGACTTTCGGTTCCCAAACCCAGTGTTGGATTGGAAGTCAAGTAAAATCTACTTTTTGGAATTATTTCTTCTAACCGCTATGTCACATTTTACTGATTACAAGATGTGGAGTTTCAATCCGGCCATTCTTCTGAGTTAGCGAATAGTTTATGGTCATCGATCAACCAAATAAGCTTTTTATATCCAAAACTCGTCTCTCGTGacaatggaaagtgacttcaaTTGTGTCATTGTCATACatttttttagtaaaaccagGTGAAGTCAGCTACTTACGCATAAAAATCTTCAATGAATAACCATGAACCACATTTAGGTACAACAGCTACGATTTCGCAATTTCCTTTATGCGTTGGAATTTCATTTTctttacctattattatttaataatgatttattatatttgtaactaattttatatttaccggATAGCATTGTAGGTGGAATTTGTATGATTATTGA
Protein-coding regions in this window:
- the LOC124630809 gene encoding histidine-rich protein PFHRP-II-like, producing MFTKVIVFTFVAAVLCEEHGYSLRNHHEPAKEYRQHYEHNPIRVHEEQESSSEAQYNAAPEGHGLGGHAYSSQSIIHHAAAHAAHGGQGESQESHNDHVAPVYQYVQEEPEHHQAPAQHEVPAHHYQTVHFAPAQAHHEVQSYAPEHGHAQSHYAQAHEGLNYHHGANAHEGLSFHHGAQLHTSVHHPAPVHHAAPVHHAVPVHHAAPVHHASPVHHEVVAHHEAPAHHAVPVHHDIHAHESHDEPIDYYAYPKYQYEYKVEDPHTGDNKFQHEFRDGDIVKGVYSLQEADGSVRTVEYSSDKHHGFNAVVKHSAPGHHVQIESHHQN